From the genome of Rhineura floridana isolate rRhiFlo1 chromosome 7, rRhiFlo1.hap2, whole genome shotgun sequence, one region includes:
- the LOC133389092 gene encoding uncharacterized protein LOC133389092: protein MPKKGQGGPKGKGKAPRAGGRCPPPAAEGARSGEGPPWAAILARLEALEHGSSHPNAPRDQPVTGKKKDPPPKRSRGKTQRPVNSADAGAVASILARLDVLEAGLRAEARTPSIEPGATPTLQAAPTMQPAQGPSAESTQDRWTRSEQPRILLCGHSMMFWAGRRAAKSRFGTQLGLSQWATVRWLGRRGMRWDGLLPALFQPAVEVAAPQVLVIHLGGNDLGLLKGKALIEQACGDLRAIARRWPGVHLVWSDILPRRRWNCAGDPRGMDRARKKVNRQIQRALRDLGGSVIHHPEVGHNKLELFRPDGVHLTDKGNDIFLRDLQKGLHQILIGCGVKGD, encoded by the exons atgcctaagaaaggacaaggggggccaaaagggaagggaaaggcccccagagcaggggggagatgcccacccccagcggcggagggggcaaggagtggggaggggccaccatgggcggccatattagccaggttggaagccctagaacatggctcaagccaccctaatgcaccccgggaccaacctgtgacagggaagaagaaagacccaccacccaaacggtctcgggggaaaacacagcggccagtgaacagtgctgatgcaggggctgttgcttccatcttagcgcgactggatgtgctggaggccgggctcagggctgaggcgaggacgcccagcatagagccaggcgcaactcccaccctgcaagcagccccaacaatgcagcccgcacaaggaccttcggcggaaagcacacagg atcgctggacaagatcggagcagccacgcatcctcctatgtggccacagtatgatgttctgggcaggccgcagggcggcgaagtctcgcttcggcacgcagctggggctcagtcaatgggccacagtgcggtggctgggacgtcgggggatgcgttgggatgggctcctgccagccttgtttcaaccggctgtggaagtggcagcgccccaggtgctggtgatccacctcgggggcaacgacttgggtctgttaaagggcaaggccctaattgaacaggcatgcggtgacctccgggccattgcacgtcgctggccgggggtgcacttagtgtggtcagacatcctgccgcgcaggaggtggaattgtgccggtgacccacgagggatggacagggcacggaaaaaggtgaacaggcaaattcagagggcccttagggacttaggaggttctgtcatccaccacccagaggtgggccacaacaagcttgagctgtttcggcctgacggcgtccatttgacggacaagggcaacgacatctttctaagggacctgcagaagggtttacaccagattcttatcgggtgtggggtaaagggggactaa
- the CALHM3 gene encoding calcium homeostasis modulator protein 3, with translation MDRFRMIFQYFQSNSESVTNGICGLLALASVKMYTSFDFNCPCLAKYNTAYGLGIMFIPPVALFLCGLIVNRQFVVMLEEWKRPAGDRKKNLAIIRYMCSSILQRAMIAPVVWIIVTLLDGKCFVCAFSNSIDPDKFPGFVTNITPYDEVQHLLSKVPCKDDELMRNNTSRKAVSRYLRCWSQAFGWSILLTLIVIAFLARSLRPCFNQAAFLQTRYWSNYIDIEQKIFDETCCEHTRDFAHKCILHFFESMQKEIKRRCFNAHTEKVEGKEAERDHLRGIASQEQMNKLLQSWYYSKPLLDLSRATQRQSLDTGGTSMPWAGSMIDRWHPQSGTTITKQTDV, from the exons ATGGATCGATTTCGGATGATCTTCCAGTACTTCCAGTCCAATTCAGAGTCAGTGACAAATGGGATCTGTGGGCTGCTAGCCCTGGCAAGTGTAAAGATGTACACCTCCTTTGACTTCAACTGCCCTTGCCTTGCTAAATACAACACGGCGTATGGCTTAGGAATCATGTTTATACCTCCAGTGGCACTTTTCCTCTGTGGTCTCATTGTCAACAGGCAGTTTGTGGTGATGCTTGAGGAGTGGAAAAGACCAGCTGGGGACAGGAAGAAGAATCTAGCCATTATCAG GTACATGTGTTCCTCCATTCTGCAACGGGCCATGATTGCACCTGTTGTTTGGATCATAGTCACCCTCCTCGATGGAAAATGCTTTGTCTGTGCTTTCAGCAATTCCATCGACCCTGATAAGTTTCCAGGTTTTGTCACCAACATCACACCTTATGATGAAGTACAACACTTGCTCTCCAAGGTCCCATGCAAGGATGATGAACTCATGAGGAATAATACTTCCCGCAAGGCAGTGTCCAGGTACCTCAGATGTTGGTCACAG GCTTTTGGATGGAGCATACTGCTGACCCTTATAGTGATTGCCTTCCTTGCCCGCTCTCTCAGGCCCTGCTTCAATCAGGCTGCTTTCTTGCAGACTCGCTACTGGAGCAATTACATCGATATTGAACAAAAGATTTTTGATGAGACTTGTTGTGAGCATACCCGGGACTTTGCACACAAGTGCATCCTCCATTTCTTTGAGAGCATGCAGAAAGAAATTAAACGAAGGTGTTTCAATGCCCACACAGAAAAAGTGGAGGGAAAAGAAGCAGAGAGGGATCACTTGCGGGGAATTGCCAGCCAGGAGCAAATGAATAAGCTTCTTCAGTCATGGTACTATAGCAAACCTCTGCTGGATTTGAGCCGAGCTACACAGCGGCAATCCCTGGACACAGGGGGAACATCAATGCCTTGGGCAGGCagtatgattgacaggtggcatCCCCAGTCAGGGACCACAATTACAAAGCAAACAGAtgtttaa